From the Microbacterium sp. W4I4 genome, one window contains:
- a CDS encoding thiolase family protein, with amino-acid sequence MSSEAVIVDVVRTPVGRGKPGGSLSGVHPVDLAAGMLQSILERNGLESGQIDDVLLGCVSQVGDQAMNIARQAVLAAGFDEHIPGTTIDRQCGSSQQAVHFAAAGIAAGENDIVIVGGVESMSRVPLGSSAAGGSPMSPRLRARYPQGLVNQGVSAELIAHRWGFDRAALDAFSAESHARAAQAWHDGFFDGTVVAVPEAPDATTDETVREGTTVEKLAGLPAAFRTDALAERFPDLDWSITPGNSSPLTDGASAALMMSADRAEQLGLTPRARFRAFDVVGDDPLFMLTGPIAATRRVLERAGLDISDLDAYEVNEAFASVPLAWAAELGADAAKLNPRGGAIALGHALGSSGTRLLGTLLDHLEATGGRLGLQTMCEGGGMANALIIERI; translated from the coding sequence ATGAGCAGCGAAGCCGTGATCGTCGATGTCGTCCGCACCCCGGTGGGGCGCGGGAAGCCCGGAGGGTCGCTGTCCGGCGTGCATCCGGTCGACCTCGCGGCGGGGATGCTGCAGAGCATCCTGGAACGGAACGGGCTGGAGTCCGGGCAGATCGACGACGTGCTGCTCGGGTGCGTCAGCCAGGTCGGCGACCAGGCCATGAACATCGCCCGTCAGGCGGTGCTCGCCGCCGGCTTCGACGAGCACATCCCCGGCACCACGATCGACCGGCAGTGCGGCTCCAGCCAGCAGGCCGTGCACTTCGCCGCGGCCGGGATCGCCGCGGGGGAGAACGACATCGTCATCGTCGGCGGGGTGGAGTCCATGAGCCGCGTGCCGCTCGGCTCCTCGGCAGCCGGCGGCTCGCCGATGTCGCCCCGGCTGCGCGCCCGCTACCCGCAGGGGCTGGTGAACCAGGGCGTCAGCGCCGAGCTGATCGCGCATCGCTGGGGCTTCGACCGCGCCGCGCTGGACGCCTTCTCCGCCGAATCGCACGCCCGCGCCGCGCAGGCCTGGCACGACGGGTTCTTCGACGGCACGGTCGTCGCGGTGCCCGAAGCCCCGGACGCCACCACCGACGAGACCGTGCGCGAAGGCACCACCGTCGAGAAGCTCGCAGGTCTCCCGGCCGCCTTCCGCACGGACGCCCTCGCAGAGCGCTTCCCCGACCTGGACTGGAGCATCACGCCCGGCAACTCCTCGCCGCTGACCGACGGGGCATCCGCCGCGCTGATGATGAGCGCCGACCGCGCCGAGCAACTCGGGCTCACACCTCGGGCCCGCTTCCGCGCGTTCGACGTGGTCGGCGACGACCCGCTGTTCATGCTCACCGGTCCCATCGCCGCCACCCGGCGCGTGCTCGAGCGGGCGGGCCTGGACATCTCCGACCTGGACGCCTACGAGGTCAACGAGGCGTTCGCCTCGGTTCCGCTGGCCTGGGCCGCGGAGCTCGGTGCGGATGCCGCGAAGCTGAACCCGCGCGGCGGTGCGATCGCCCTGGGACACGCGCTCGGCTCGTCGGGCACGCGACTGCTCGGCACGCTGCTCGACCACCTCGAGGCCACCGGAGGACGTCTGGGTCTGCAGACCATGTGCGAGGGCGGCGGAATGGCGAACGCCCTCATCATCGAGCGGATCTGA
- a CDS encoding ABC transporter substrate-binding protein, whose product MKIRKAWLVTGVAVATLGMLGLAGCSSSTDAPAEGGKTTLTMWHNSTTGDGKAYWEDAAAAFHKENPDVTIKLTSIQNEDMDGKLQTAVNSGDMPDIFMARGGGKLADIVSADKVKDLTGLIDPDVKKALGDAPFSAFTVDGKIYGMPSAVLPGGFFYSKDLFEQAGITSEPTTMDELNGAVTKLKDAGIQPIALGAKAAWPAAHWYYFFAVRACDQGLIENLATKADFSDPCWLEAAKNFEEFAGTQPFNKGFLTTDPQEGANSSAGLLANHKAAMELMGAWDVGVIASLTPDTKPLPDLGWFPFPEVDGGAGAPGAMMGGVDGYSCSKDSPASCEKFLNFVSSKEWQEKYAVAFQTIPASQEATGAVTDPSLVPLMEAFTKAPYVALWLDTALGQNVGNALNTSVVEMLAGQGTPEKLVETVTKAQARG is encoded by the coding sequence ATGAAGATCCGAAAGGCTTGGCTCGTCACCGGCGTGGCCGTGGCGACACTGGGGATGCTGGGGCTCGCCGGCTGCTCCAGCAGCACGGACGCTCCCGCCGAAGGCGGCAAGACCACCCTCACCATGTGGCACAACTCGACCACGGGCGACGGCAAGGCGTACTGGGAGGATGCCGCGGCGGCGTTCCACAAGGAGAACCCCGATGTGACCATCAAGCTCACGTCGATCCAGAACGAGGACATGGACGGCAAGCTGCAGACCGCCGTCAACTCGGGCGACATGCCCGACATCTTCATGGCCCGCGGTGGCGGCAAGCTCGCCGACATCGTCAGCGCCGACAAGGTCAAGGACCTCACCGGCCTGATCGACCCCGACGTCAAGAAGGCGCTCGGCGACGCGCCGTTCAGCGCCTTCACCGTCGACGGCAAGATCTACGGCATGCCCAGCGCCGTGCTCCCCGGCGGGTTCTTCTACAGCAAGGACCTGTTCGAGCAGGCCGGCATCACCTCCGAGCCGACCACCATGGACGAGCTGAACGGTGCCGTCACCAAGCTCAAGGACGCCGGCATCCAGCCGATCGCCCTCGGCGCCAAGGCCGCGTGGCCTGCCGCGCACTGGTACTACTTCTTCGCCGTGCGCGCCTGCGACCAGGGTCTGATCGAGAACCTCGCCACCAAGGCCGACTTCTCCGACCCGTGCTGGCTCGAGGCCGCGAAGAACTTCGAGGAGTTCGCCGGCACCCAGCCGTTCAACAAGGGCTTCCTGACGACCGACCCGCAGGAGGGCGCGAACTCGTCCGCAGGTCTGCTCGCCAACCACAAGGCCGCCATGGAGCTCATGGGCGCCTGGGACGTGGGCGTGATCGCCAGCCTCACCCCCGACACCAAGCCGCTGCCCGACCTGGGCTGGTTCCCGTTCCCCGAGGTCGACGGCGGAGCCGGCGCCCCCGGCGCCATGATGGGCGGCGTGGACGGCTACTCCTGCTCCAAGGATTCGCCGGCTTCGTGCGAGAAGTTCCTGAACTTCGTCTCATCGAAGGAATGGCAGGAGAAGTACGCGGTCGCGTTCCAGACCATCCCCGCTTCGCAGGAGGCCACCGGCGCGGTCACCGACCCGTCCCTGGTCCCGCTGATGGAGGCCTTCACGAAGGCTCCGTACGTGGCGCTGTGGCTCGACACGGCTCTCGGCCAGAACGTCGGAAACGCGCTGAACACCAGCGTCGTCGAGATGCTCGCCGGTCAGGGAACCCCTGAGAAGCTCGTCGAGACGGTCACCAAGGCGCAGGCGAGGGGCTGA
- a CDS encoding carbohydrate ABC transporter permease, whose protein sequence is MHDTQALNSTSVPERDTVSGAGAQPAPERRSPRPDWRKRGEIALLSGPALIMFVGFVICLPVAMAAFYGFFKWNGFGWPTEFIGLDNYVMIWEDETFREAVLHNGMIVVLSLLLQGPVAILFALLMNQKIRGRSVIRILIFVPYVISEVIVGIGWSLMLQDTGALNSLLEKWGMGALAQSWIADPAFAMTSLMIIITWKYLGFAVILMLAGMQSIPEELYEAAAIDGAGFWKIQWTITVPLLGPTIRIWAFLSIIGSLQLFDLVNIIWGQYIAATAGTSTMATYMYQNGHLAGSYGFGNAVAVMLFIITLIVALFYQRFVLRRDTEGALTGDGGRKRK, encoded by the coding sequence ATGCACGACACCCAGGCATTGAACAGCACCTCGGTGCCTGAGAGGGACACCGTCTCCGGGGCGGGCGCACAGCCCGCCCCGGAGCGGCGTTCGCCGCGGCCCGACTGGCGCAAGCGCGGCGAGATCGCGCTCCTCTCGGGACCCGCGCTGATCATGTTCGTCGGCTTCGTCATCTGCCTGCCGGTGGCGATGGCCGCGTTCTACGGCTTCTTCAAATGGAACGGCTTCGGCTGGCCCACCGAGTTCATCGGACTCGACAACTACGTCATGATCTGGGAGGACGAGACCTTCCGCGAGGCCGTCCTGCACAACGGCATGATCGTGGTCCTGTCGCTGCTGCTGCAGGGCCCCGTCGCGATCCTGTTCGCGCTGCTGATGAATCAGAAGATCCGCGGCCGCTCGGTCATCCGCATCCTGATCTTCGTCCCCTACGTCATCTCCGAGGTGATCGTCGGCATCGGGTGGAGCCTGATGCTGCAGGACACCGGGGCGCTGAACTCCCTGCTGGAGAAGTGGGGCATGGGCGCCCTCGCGCAGTCCTGGATCGCCGACCCCGCGTTCGCGATGACCTCGCTGATGATCATCATCACCTGGAAGTACCTCGGCTTCGCCGTGATCCTCATGCTCGCGGGCATGCAGTCGATCCCCGAGGAGCTCTACGAGGCCGCCGCCATCGACGGCGCGGGCTTCTGGAAGATCCAGTGGACGATCACCGTCCCGCTGCTCGGCCCGACCATCCGGATCTGGGCGTTCCTGTCGATCATCGGCTCGCTGCAGCTCTTCGACCTGGTCAACATCATCTGGGGTCAGTACATCGCCGCCACGGCGGGCACCTCCACGATGGCGACCTACATGTACCAGAACGGCCACCTGGCCGGCAGCTACGGATTCGGCAACGCCGTCGCCGTGATGCTGTTCATCATCACCCTCATCGTCGCGCTCTTCTACCAGCGCTTCGTTCTGCGCCGCGACACCGAGGGCGCATTGACCGGCGACGGCGGAAGGAAGCGCAAGTGA
- a CDS encoding LacI family DNA-binding transcriptional regulator: MMRRTTIHDVASAAGVSVATVSKAINGRDGVSAATMSHVMSVVDELGYESSLVATSMRRRRTDVIGVLVAEFEPFALQLLQGVSSALQGTRYDVLAYAGSVSAGEHRGWERRSLSRLGGTLIDGAIVVTPTSMPADASVPIVAIDPSEGPDGPSTVSVINEDGARAATEHLISLGHRRIAHLRGRTDLISAQQREEGYRSALAAAGIPFDDALLADGGYRTADSTAGAHALLDLADPPTAVFGANDLSAIEMIRVAVERGLRVPDDLSVIGFDDIPEAAFHTPQLSTVRQPLTEMGAVAVRVLLSMMAGGEREDVRMSAELKARESTAAPRR; the protein is encoded by the coding sequence ATGATGCGTCGAACCACCATCCACGATGTCGCCAGCGCGGCCGGCGTCTCCGTCGCCACGGTCTCCAAGGCGATCAACGGACGCGACGGCGTGTCGGCCGCGACCATGAGCCACGTGATGAGCGTGGTCGACGAGCTCGGATACGAGAGCTCGCTGGTCGCCACGTCGATGCGTCGACGCCGCACCGACGTGATCGGCGTACTCGTGGCGGAGTTCGAGCCGTTCGCCCTGCAGCTGCTGCAGGGCGTCTCGTCGGCGCTGCAGGGCACCCGGTACGACGTGCTCGCCTACGCCGGAAGCGTGTCGGCCGGTGAGCACCGCGGATGGGAGCGGCGCTCGCTCTCCCGCCTGGGCGGAACCCTGATCGACGGCGCGATCGTCGTGACCCCGACATCCATGCCCGCCGACGCCTCCGTGCCGATCGTCGCGATCGACCCGAGCGAGGGCCCGGACGGCCCCTCGACAGTGAGCGTCATCAACGAGGACGGCGCTCGAGCCGCGACCGAGCATCTGATCTCACTGGGCCATCGCCGCATCGCGCACCTGCGCGGCCGCACCGACCTCATCTCCGCGCAGCAGCGCGAGGAGGGCTACCGCAGCGCACTCGCCGCAGCAGGCATCCCCTTCGACGACGCACTCCTCGCCGACGGCGGCTACCGGACCGCGGACTCCACGGCTGGGGCGCATGCGCTGCTCGACCTGGCGGACCCGCCCACTGCGGTGTTCGGCGCCAACGACCTCTCCGCCATCGAGATGATCCGGGTGGCCGTCGAGCGCGGACTGCGGGTGCCGGACGACCTCTCGGTGATCGGCTTCGACGACATCCCCGAAGCCGCCTTCCACACCCCGCAGCTGTCGACCGTGCGCCAGCCGCTGACGGAGATGGGAGCGGTGGCCGTGCGCGTGCTGCTGAGCATGATGGCCGGCGGCGAGCGCGAGGATGTGCGGATGTCGGCCGAGCTCAAGGCCCGGGAATCGACCGCCGCCCCGAGGCGCTGA
- a CDS encoding carbohydrate ABC transporter permease, producing the protein MQAISPKGRRRVRESGVKWGSPAVYLAAVVLITICITPVLYIIIGGFRTNSQITLDPSGWPAPWQLANYGDVLASSQFWVAMLNSTISAVGTTAGAVILGLMASYVIARYDFGGRGVMYSLFAAGLMFPVTVAITPLYILIRNLGLVNSLAGIILPQIAFALPMTIIILVPFLRAIPKELEEAASIDGASRLGFFWRMVLPLSLPGVITVGILAFVGAWNGYMLPLFILNDQDLFTLPLGVQNFASQYSVDTARVLAYTSLSMLPALVFFSLFERRIVGGLTGAVKG; encoded by the coding sequence ATCCAGGCGATCTCCCCCAAGGGCCGGCGCCGTGTGCGCGAGTCGGGGGTCAAGTGGGGCAGCCCCGCGGTGTACCTCGCCGCGGTGGTGCTGATCACCATCTGCATCACGCCGGTGCTCTACATCATCATCGGCGGCTTCCGCACGAACTCGCAGATCACCCTCGACCCGTCCGGATGGCCGGCTCCCTGGCAGCTCGCCAACTACGGCGACGTGCTGGCGAGCTCGCAGTTCTGGGTGGCGATGCTGAACTCGACCATCTCGGCGGTGGGCACCACTGCCGGTGCCGTCATCCTGGGGCTGATGGCCAGTTATGTGATCGCACGCTACGACTTCGGCGGACGCGGCGTGATGTACTCGCTGTTCGCTGCGGGACTGATGTTCCCCGTCACGGTCGCCATCACCCCGCTGTACATCCTGATCCGCAACCTCGGACTGGTGAACAGCCTGGCCGGCATCATCCTGCCGCAGATCGCCTTCGCGCTGCCCATGACGATCATCATCCTCGTGCCCTTCCTGCGAGCGATCCCGAAGGAGCTCGAGGAGGCGGCGTCGATCGACGGGGCCTCCCGGCTCGGCTTCTTCTGGCGCATGGTCCTTCCGCTCAGCCTGCCCGGGGTGATCACGGTCGGCATCCTGGCCTTCGTCGGCGCCTGGAACGGATACATGCTCCCGCTGTTCATCCTGAACGACCAGGACCTGTTCACCCTTCCCCTGGGTGTGCAGAACTTCGCCTCGCAGTACTCGGTCGACACGGCCCGCGTGCTCGCGTACACCTCGCTGTCGATGCTCCCGGCACTCGTCTTCTTCAGCCTGTTCGAGCGTCGCATCGTCGGCGGTCTGACCGGGGCGGTGAAGGGATGA
- a CDS encoding ROK family transcriptional regulator: MSERATTVEGVRRTNLGEVLRLVHQGGPRSRSVITTETGLNRSTVSDLVSRLVDADLVQEYGPDPTRRVGRPSPIVAPSPDVVAIGVNPEIDAVEIGAVSLGGAVRVRARIDVENPDVSEVVDIVAHTLAAWGEDELSGCRIVGVGVAVPGLVRTEDGLVRLAPHLRWRDADIAGPLHAALGLQIVVGNDASYGARAERVFGAAREHEDIVYLNGGASGIGGGLILHGMLIGGAGGYAGEWGQTAASLTDAADRRAHGGVLEDEVNRARLVSATTLTSPDEAMLAEALTSATPAVTEEVARQRRILAATLSNAVNVLNPSMIVLGGFLGGLRDVDREAFDDEVRARSLSASAEDLQLASAALGADRLLIGAADAAMERLLADPLG, from the coding sequence ATGAGCGAACGCGCGACGACCGTGGAGGGTGTTCGGCGCACGAACCTCGGCGAGGTGCTGCGCCTGGTGCACCAGGGCGGGCCTCGGTCGCGCTCGGTGATCACCACCGAGACGGGCCTCAACCGCTCGACGGTCTCCGACCTCGTCTCGCGGCTGGTGGATGCCGACCTCGTGCAGGAGTACGGGCCCGACCCCACCCGACGCGTCGGACGTCCCTCGCCGATCGTCGCCCCGAGCCCGGACGTGGTCGCCATCGGGGTGAACCCCGAGATCGACGCCGTCGAGATCGGTGCGGTATCGCTGGGCGGCGCCGTGCGCGTGCGCGCGCGGATCGACGTGGAGAATCCCGACGTCTCCGAGGTCGTCGACATCGTCGCGCACACGCTGGCCGCTTGGGGTGAGGACGAGCTCAGCGGATGCCGCATCGTCGGCGTCGGCGTGGCCGTGCCGGGCCTGGTCCGCACCGAGGACGGGCTCGTGCGTCTCGCGCCGCACCTGCGCTGGCGCGACGCCGACATCGCCGGTCCGCTGCATGCGGCGCTGGGGCTGCAGATCGTCGTCGGCAATGACGCCTCCTACGGCGCCAGGGCGGAGCGGGTGTTCGGCGCCGCCCGCGAGCACGAGGACATCGTCTACCTCAACGGCGGCGCCAGCGGCATCGGCGGCGGCCTCATCCTGCACGGCATGCTCATCGGCGGTGCGGGCGGGTACGCGGGGGAGTGGGGGCAGACCGCCGCCAGCCTCACGGATGCCGCCGACCGCCGCGCGCACGGCGGGGTTCTCGAGGACGAGGTCAACCGGGCGCGACTGGTGAGTGCCACCACTCTCACCTCCCCCGACGAGGCCATGCTGGCGGAGGCGCTCACCAGCGCCACCCCGGCCGTCACCGAGGAGGTCGCCCGACAGCGGCGCATCCTCGCCGCGACGCTCAGCAATGCCGTCAACGTGCTCAACCCGTCGATGATCGTGCTGGGCGGCTTCCTCGGCGGACTGCGCGACGTCGACCGCGAGGCCTTCGACGACGAGGTGCGCGCGCGCTCGCTCTCGGCATCCGCGGAGGACCTGCAGCTGGCATCCGCCGCTCTCGGCGCCGACCGCCTGCTGATCGGCGCAGCGGATGCCGCGATGGAACGGCTGCTGGCCGACCCGCTGGGCTGA
- a CDS encoding aldose 1-epimerase family protein: MSENDSRQAGRHDSTPRSGRQLRITSGGYEAVVASIGATLRTLRHDGRDLVVPFGADEVRPGHRGATLAPWPNRVVDGRYSFAGVERRLALTEPARGHALHGLLVWAEFADRVVESDRVVLAAVIEPSLGYPFRVEVETEYRLSADGLEQTVTARNLGSDAAPWGTGPHPYLVAGDPSTGSGTRRVDDWTLTLPASEVLTVTADRLSPVAVHAVTEHPEWDFRSARRIGDVFIDHAFTELERTDGVAEVRLVTDSGTGVAMTWDERCPWVQVHTADNPGQDAIHRIGLAVEPMTCPPDAFNSGVDLVTLEPGAEHAASWRIRAL; this comes from the coding sequence ATGTCTGAAAACGATTCCCGCCAGGCTGGGCGGCACGACTCCACTCCCCGTTCCGGACGGCAGCTGCGCATCACGAGCGGCGGCTACGAGGCCGTCGTCGCGAGCATCGGCGCCACGCTGCGGACGCTGCGCCACGACGGCCGCGACCTCGTCGTGCCCTTCGGCGCCGATGAGGTGCGTCCCGGCCACCGCGGCGCCACCCTCGCGCCGTGGCCGAACCGCGTCGTCGACGGCCGCTACTCCTTCGCCGGCGTCGAGCGCCGGCTCGCGCTCACCGAGCCCGCGCGCGGCCACGCCCTGCATGGGCTGCTGGTCTGGGCGGAGTTCGCCGACCGCGTCGTGGAGTCCGATCGCGTCGTGCTCGCCGCGGTCATCGAGCCGAGCCTCGGCTACCCGTTCCGCGTCGAGGTGGAGACCGAGTACCGTCTGAGCGCCGACGGCCTCGAGCAGACCGTCACCGCCCGCAACCTGGGTTCGGACGCCGCCCCGTGGGGCACCGGTCCGCACCCGTACCTCGTGGCAGGGGACCCTTCGACGGGCTCAGGGACCCGGCGTGTGGATGACTGGACGCTGACCCTCCCGGCATCCGAAGTCCTCACCGTCACCGCCGACCGGCTGAGCCCGGTCGCCGTGCACGCGGTGACCGAGCATCCCGAGTGGGATTTCCGGAGCGCTCGCCGCATCGGCGACGTCTTCATCGACCATGCCTTCACCGAGCTGGAGCGCACCGACGGCGTCGCCGAGGTGCGCCTGGTCACAGACTCGGGCACCGGTGTCGCGATGACCTGGGATGAGCGCTGCCCGTGGGTGCAGGTGCACACCGCCGACAACCCGGGTCAGGATGCCATCCACCGCATCGGCCTGGCCGTCGAGCCGATGACCTGCCCGCCCGACGCCTTCAACTCCGGCGTCGACCTGGTCACCCTCGAGCCCGGTGCGGAGCACGCGGCCTCCTGGCGGATCCGCGCGCTCTGA
- a CDS encoding glycoside hydrolase family 3 N-terminal domain-containing protein, translating to MTLDVSTTSDIPAFPIASDRVGALLAQMTLEEKAAQLVGYWLDQGGDVVAPMQNEMGSSRSSGALAEITRHGIGHFTRVYGTRPVDPVERAAWLWGEQRRIKRETRLGIPALVHEECLTGLAAWKAATFPTPLAWGASFDPALVAEMGALIGESMRQLGIHQGLAPVLDVVRDPRWGRVDECIGEDPYLVGTVGTAYVQGLQSAGVHATLKHFLGYSGSRAGRNHAPVSAGPREVADVFLPPFEMAIRDGGVRSVMNSYTEIDGVPVASDPALLTGILREDLGFDGVVVADYFAVAFLEVMHQVAADRGDAAAQALTAGIDVELPSGDAYLAPLIERVRDGRFDEGYLDRAVIRVLTQKEQLGLLDAGAFEDEPPAQIDLDTPRHREVARRLAAESLVLLSNDGVLPLAATVGSAQAPSIALIGPNSDRTAALQGCYSFANHVLAHHPDHELGFAIPTVREALEAALPDARIAHVVGCEVEGTDRSGFDAAVAAAKDAEVAVVVVGDQAGLFGRGTVGEGNDVESLDLPGVQRELVEQLVATGTPVVMVLVTGRPYAIDWALDSETSPAAVLQAFFPGEAGGTAIAEVIIGAVSPSGRMPVSLPRSSGSQPYSYLHPVLGGPSDVTSTDPTPLRPFGFGLSYSTFAYEDLEVSADAPTDGRFTASVLVRNTGDRKAAEIVQLYGRDPIASVTRPVAQLLGYARIELAAGAAQRVRFDVPVARFAFSDRRMKRVVEPGDVLVWAASHAEASAASPGLAQTTGGAISNAKSRADRVLPGTATAPATVVITGDVHEVTAADDRLVRVSIR from the coding sequence ATGACCCTCGACGTCTCCACGACCTCCGACATTCCGGCCTTCCCGATCGCCTCCGATCGCGTCGGTGCGCTGCTCGCGCAGATGACGCTCGAGGAGAAGGCCGCGCAGCTGGTCGGCTACTGGCTGGACCAGGGCGGCGACGTGGTCGCCCCGATGCAGAACGAGATGGGCTCGTCGCGGTCCTCCGGAGCGCTCGCCGAGATCACCAGGCACGGCATCGGGCACTTCACCCGGGTCTACGGCACGCGTCCGGTCGATCCGGTCGAGCGCGCCGCCTGGCTGTGGGGCGAGCAGCGCAGGATCAAGCGCGAGACGCGCCTGGGCATCCCCGCCCTCGTGCACGAGGAGTGCCTCACCGGTCTCGCCGCGTGGAAGGCCGCGACCTTCCCCACGCCGCTGGCATGGGGCGCGTCGTTCGATCCCGCGCTGGTCGCGGAGATGGGCGCGCTGATCGGCGAGTCGATGCGTCAGCTCGGCATCCACCAGGGCCTGGCCCCGGTGCTCGATGTAGTGCGCGATCCCCGTTGGGGCCGGGTCGACGAGTGCATCGGCGAGGACCCCTACCTGGTGGGAACGGTCGGCACCGCCTACGTGCAGGGCCTGCAGTCCGCCGGCGTGCACGCCACGCTCAAGCACTTCCTGGGCTACTCGGGCTCGCGCGCCGGACGCAACCACGCGCCCGTGTCCGCCGGCCCGCGCGAGGTGGCGGACGTGTTCCTGCCGCCGTTCGAGATGGCGATCCGCGACGGCGGCGTGCGCAGCGTGATGAACAGCTACACCGAGATCGACGGGGTGCCGGTGGCATCCGATCCCGCACTGCTGACCGGCATCCTCCGCGAGGATCTCGGATTCGACGGGGTGGTCGTCGCCGACTACTTCGCGGTCGCGTTCCTCGAAGTCATGCACCAGGTGGCCGCCGATCGCGGCGACGCCGCGGCCCAGGCGCTGACGGCCGGAATCGACGTGGAGCTGCCCTCCGGCGACGCCTACCTGGCGCCCCTCATCGAACGCGTGCGCGACGGTCGGTTCGACGAGGGCTATCTGGATCGCGCCGTGATCCGCGTGCTCACGCAGAAGGAGCAGCTCGGGCTGCTCGACGCCGGCGCGTTCGAGGACGAGCCGCCCGCGCAGATCGATCTCGACACCCCGCGTCACCGCGAGGTGGCACGCCGACTGGCGGCCGAGTCGCTCGTACTGCTCTCCAACGACGGGGTGCTGCCGCTGGCGGCGACGGTCGGAAGCGCACAGGCCCCGAGCATCGCGCTGATCGGGCCGAACTCCGACCGCACCGCGGCGCTGCAGGGATGCTATTCGTTCGCCAACCACGTTCTGGCGCACCACCCGGATCACGAGCTGGGCTTCGCGATCCCGACGGTGCGCGAGGCGCTGGAGGCAGCCCTGCCCGACGCGCGGATCGCGCACGTCGTCGGCTGCGAGGTCGAGGGCACCGATCGGTCCGGGTTCGACGCGGCCGTCGCCGCGGCGAAGGATGCCGAGGTCGCGGTCGTCGTGGTCGGTGACCAGGCCGGGCTGTTCGGCCGCGGCACGGTCGGTGAGGGCAATGACGTCGAGTCGCTGGACCTGCCGGGCGTGCAGCGCGAGCTGGTCGAGCAGCTGGTCGCGACGGGAACACCGGTCGTCATGGTGCTCGTCACCGGCCGCCCCTACGCGATCGACTGGGCGCTGGACTCCGAGACGAGCCCTGCGGCCGTGCTGCAGGCGTTCTTCCCCGGTGAGGCCGGCGGCACCGCGATCGCCGAGGTCATCATCGGGGCGGTCTCGCCGTCCGGGCGGATGCCGGTGAGCCTGCCGCGCTCCTCGGGATCGCAGCCGTACAGCTACCTGCATCCGGTGCTCGGCGGCCCGTCGGACGTGACGTCCACGGATCCGACGCCGCTGCGTCCGTTCGGGTTCGGCCTGTCGTACTCGACCTTCGCCTACGAGGATCTCGAGGTGTCGGCGGATGCCCCCACGGACGGTCGCTTCACGGCATCCGTCCTGGTGCGCAACACCGGAGACCGCAAGGCCGCCGAGATCGTGCAGCTGTACGGCCGCGACCCGATCGCCAGCGTCACCAGGCCGGTCGCGCAGCTGCTCGGCTACGCGCGGATCGAGCTCGCCGCGGGCGCCGCGCAACGGGTGCGATTCGACGTACCCGTCGCCCGCTTCGCGTTCAGCGACCGTCGGATGAAGCGCGTCGTCGAGCCCGGCGACGTGCTGGTCTGGGCGGCATCGCACGCCGAGGCGTCGGCGGCGTCTCCGGGGCTCGCCCAGACCACGGGTGGTGCGATCTCGAACGCGAAGTCGCGCGCCGACCGCGTGCTGCCCGGAACGGCCACCGCTCCCGCCACGGTCGTGATCACCGGCGACGTGCACGAGGTCACGGCCGCCGATGACCGCCTCGTGAGGGTCTCGATCAGATGA